From Haloglomus litoreum, the proteins below share one genomic window:
- a CDS encoding DUF389 domain-containing protein has protein sequence MRLVRLLVDVEDREALARVLDEEGIDFVAVDEHDGDAVVVEFPLPVQAVDTVLETLDEAGLGDSEYTVVASAEMARTERFDELEAEYVESDAETDSVSGEEIRATARSLLPDRRTYYSMTVLSALVATAGILLNSPAVVIGSMAIAPQVGAAITASTGIVLGERRMIRDGVESLALGLLVATVAATAFGLFLHETSVVSPALDVSTVEQISTRISPGFLSLLLGLCAGSAAALGLATDLPLSLVGVAIAAAVVPAAAAVGIGLVWSLPLVALGAAVLLVINAAAILLAGAATLRTLGYHTGASDGDGHEQGAAEAGEPARGRLLAAGTVLALLLVVSVPAIPVVEHVGMENSVNGAVQETLERPAYEEISLRSVDVGFTDLGLLDRPTSVTVRVSRPADRSYPTLAEDLGERIARRTGVSVDLSVEFVEEQAVRTSAPRRGRLLAGGESVGGAVGS, from the coding sequence ATGCGTCTGGTTCGCCTCCTGGTCGATGTCGAGGACCGCGAGGCGCTCGCCCGGGTCCTCGACGAGGAGGGTATCGACTTCGTGGCCGTCGACGAGCACGACGGGGACGCCGTCGTCGTCGAGTTCCCGCTTCCGGTGCAGGCGGTGGACACCGTCCTCGAGACGCTCGACGAGGCAGGCCTCGGAGACTCGGAGTACACTGTCGTCGCCAGTGCGGAGATGGCCCGCACCGAACGGTTCGATGAGCTGGAGGCCGAGTACGTCGAGAGCGACGCCGAGACCGACAGCGTCTCGGGGGAGGAGATACGGGCGACGGCCCGCTCGCTCCTCCCCGACCGCCGGACCTACTACTCCATGACGGTCCTGAGCGCACTCGTGGCGACGGCGGGCATCCTCCTGAATTCCCCGGCGGTCGTCATCGGGTCGATGGCCATCGCACCACAGGTCGGCGCGGCCATCACCGCATCGACCGGCATCGTCCTCGGGGAGCGCCGGATGATCCGCGACGGGGTGGAGTCGCTCGCCCTGGGGCTCCTCGTCGCGACGGTCGCGGCCACGGCGTTCGGCCTGTTCCTGCACGAGACCAGTGTCGTCTCGCCGGCACTGGATGTCTCGACGGTGGAGCAGATCAGCACCCGCATCTCGCCGGGCTTCCTCTCGCTGTTGCTGGGCCTGTGTGCCGGGTCCGCGGCCGCGCTGGGGCTGGCAACCGACCTGCCGCTCTCGCTCGTCGGTGTCGCCATCGCGGCCGCGGTCGTCCCGGCCGCCGCGGCCGTCGGCATCGGCCTGGTCTGGAGCCTCCCACTCGTCGCCCTCGGAGCGGCCGTCCTGTTGGTCATCAATGCGGCCGCCATCCTCCTCGCCGGGGCCGCGACCCTCCGGACGCTGGGGTACCACACTGGGGCGTCGGACGGTGACGGCCACGAGCAGGGGGCGGCCGAAGCCGGCGAGCCCGCGCGTGGACGACTCCTGGCTGCGGGGACGGTCCTCGCCCTGCTGCTGGTCGTCTCCGTCCCCGCCATCCCGGTTGTCGAGCACGTGGGGATGGAGAACAGCGTCAACGGTGCTGTCCAGGAGACGCTGGAGCGACCGGCGTACGAGGAGATATCGCTGCGGTCCGTCGATGTCGGGTTCACCGACCTCGGGCTGCTGGACCGGCCGACCAGTGTCACCGTCCGGGTCAGCCGCCCCGCGGACCGGAGCTACCCCACGCTCGCCGAGGACCTCGGCGAGCGCATCGCCCGTCGGACCGGTGTGTCGGTCGACCTCTCGGTCGAGTTCGTCGAGGAGCAGGCGGTACGGACCAGCGCCCCCCGCCGTGGTCGGCTCCTGGCGGGCGGGGAATCGGTGGGTGGCGCTGTCGGCTCGTGA
- a CDS encoding NAD-dependent epimerase/dehydratase family protein, which yields MNGKRVLVTGGAGFIGSNLANRLAAENEVIALDDGYLGTPENLDDAVEFVEASVLDDDLPTDVDVVFHLAALSSYFMHEDDPAKGARVNIEGFVNTVDQARQDGCDHVVYATTSSIYGDRTEPSPEDMEVTARTGYEASKLARERYAEYFNHHYGLTTCGLRFFSVYQGFGGAEEHKGEYANLIAQFADAIANGERPEIWGDGTQTRDFTHVDDIVRGIELAADHDLQGIYNLGTGESYSLNELVERLNDELGTDIEPRYEENQIPEDVYVHDTMADPSKMQAATGWEPEIDFEEGLERVCAQYQ from the coding sequence ATGAACGGCAAGCGTGTGCTGGTGACCGGGGGCGCGGGCTTCATCGGCTCGAACCTCGCCAACCGGCTGGCCGCCGAGAACGAGGTCATCGCGCTGGACGACGGCTACCTCGGGACGCCCGAGAACCTCGACGACGCGGTCGAGTTCGTCGAGGCCTCCGTGCTCGACGACGACCTCCCCACCGACGTCGACGTCGTCTTCCACCTCGCAGCGCTCTCCTCGTACTTCATGCACGAGGACGACCCCGCGAAGGGCGCCCGCGTCAACATCGAGGGCTTCGTCAACACCGTCGACCAGGCCCGCCAGGACGGCTGCGACCACGTCGTCTACGCGACCACCTCCTCCATCTACGGCGACCGGACCGAGCCCTCGCCCGAGGACATGGAGGTCACGGCACGGACGGGGTACGAGGCCTCCAAACTCGCCCGCGAGCGCTACGCCGAGTACTTCAACCACCACTACGGCCTCACCACCTGTGGCCTGCGCTTCTTCTCGGTCTACCAGGGCTTCGGCGGTGCGGAGGAACACAAGGGCGAGTACGCGAACCTCATCGCGCAGTTCGCGGACGCCATCGCCAACGGCGAGCGCCCGGAGATCTGGGGCGACGGTACCCAGACACGGGACTTCACCCACGTCGACGACATCGTCCGCGGCATCGAACTCGCCGCCGACCACGACCTGCAGGGCATCTACAACCTCGGTACCGGCGAGTCCTACTCGCTGAACGAGCTCGTCGAGCGCCTCAACGACGAACTCGGGACCGACATCGAACCCCGCTACGAGGAGAACCAGATCCCCGAGGACGTCTACGTCCACGACACGATGGCCGACCCCTCGAAGATGCAGGCGGCGACCGGCTGGGAGCCCGAGATCGACTTCGAGGAGGGGCTCGAACGGGTCTGCGCGCAGTATCAGTAA
- a CDS encoding HTH domain-containing protein has protein sequence MSSIELTPSQKAILQELVNLYRESETAVKGEDIADRVDRNPGTIRNQMQSLKALQLVEGVPGPKGGYKPTAGAYEALQIEEMDQAADVPFFHDEEPVEGANVQEIDLTSVHHPELCRAEIRMQGSISEFHEGDAIQVGPTPLSKLVIRGTLEGKDDTNNTLIITIDDMRAPAEEPAH, from the coding sequence ATGTCGTCCATCGAGCTCACCCCCAGTCAGAAGGCGATTCTCCAGGAACTCGTCAACCTCTACCGCGAGTCCGAGACCGCCGTCAAGGGGGAGGACATCGCCGACCGGGTCGACCGCAACCCCGGCACCATCCGCAACCAGATGCAGTCGCTCAAGGCCCTCCAGCTGGTCGAGGGCGTACCCGGGCCGAAGGGCGGGTACAAACCGACGGCCGGTGCCTACGAGGCGCTCCAGATCGAGGAGATGGACCAGGCCGCGGACGTGCCGTTCTTCCACGACGAGGAGCCCGTCGAGGGTGCCAACGTCCAGGAGATCGACCTCACCAGCGTCCACCACCCCGAACTGTGCCGCGCGGAGATCCGCATGCAGGGCTCCATCTCCGAGTTCCACGAGGGCGACGCCATCCAGGTCGGCCCGACGCCGCTCTCGAAGCTCGTCATCAGGGGTACCCTCGAGGGGAAGGACGACACCAACAACACGCTCATCATCACCATCGACGATATGCGGGCGCCCGCCGAGGAGCCCGCACACTGA
- a CDS encoding NAD(P)/FAD-dependent oxidoreductase: MTEDVVVLGSGYAGTGAVMSLEDELNGEADVTWISDVPHHLVLHESHRCIRDPSVQDKITFDCEEIAGSATRFVQGRVDDVETDERTVHLEDGSTVGYDYLVVGFGSRTAFFGIDGLKEHSLTLKSLDDALEIHEAVKEAAREASRNDPAQVVVGGAGLSGIQSAGEIAEFRDRHRAPIDIHLVEGLDNVFPNNDPVVQAKLHNLLEDADVNIMTGEFIGEVDEDTVYVGDDTELDYDVLLWTGGITGRDPAANTELDQDERSHRIHAASDFQTDDERVFALGDAALVDQGGDPAPPTAQAAWQAAEVVGENVARAIRGQPLEEWRYEDKGTLISVGDDAVAHNVMGIKAVSKTFGGPLAETLKKGVAARWINDVAGPVAAAKAWPDM; this comes from the coding sequence ATGACAGAGGACGTCGTCGTGCTCGGCTCCGGCTACGCCGGCACGGGCGCGGTCATGAGTCTCGAGGACGAACTGAACGGCGAGGCCGACGTGACGTGGATCTCCGACGTCCCGCACCACCTCGTTCTCCACGAGTCCCACCGCTGCATCCGGGACCCATCGGTCCAGGACAAGATCACCTTCGACTGCGAGGAGATCGCCGGGTCGGCCACCCGCTTCGTCCAGGGGCGCGTCGACGACGTCGAGACCGACGAGCGGACCGTCCACCTCGAGGACGGCTCCACCGTCGGCTACGACTACCTCGTCGTCGGCTTCGGCTCCCGGACGGCCTTCTTCGGCATCGACGGCCTGAAGGAGCACTCGCTGACGCTCAAGAGCCTCGACGACGCGCTCGAGATCCACGAGGCGGTCAAGGAGGCCGCCCGCGAGGCCTCGCGCAACGACCCCGCGCAGGTCGTCGTCGGCGGCGCCGGTCTCTCGGGCATCCAGTCCGCCGGCGAGATCGCGGAGTTCCGCGACCGCCACCGCGCCCCGATAGACATCCACCTCGTCGAGGGCCTCGACAACGTCTTCCCCAACAACGACCCCGTCGTGCAGGCCAAGCTCCACAACCTGCTCGAGGACGCCGACGTCAACATCATGACCGGCGAGTTCATCGGCGAGGTCGACGAGGACACCGTCTACGTCGGCGACGACACGGAACTGGACTACGACGTGCTGCTCTGGACCGGCGGAATCACGGGCCGCGACCCGGCCGCGAACACCGAACTCGACCAGGACGAGCGCTCGCACCGCATCCACGCGGCGTCGGACTTCCAGACCGACGACGAGCGCGTCTTCGCACTCGGTGACGCCGCGCTGGTCGACCAGGGCGGCGACCCCGCCCCGCCGACCGCGCAGGCCGCCTGGCAGGCCGCAGAGGTCGTCGGCGAGAACGTGGCGCGGGCCATTCGCGGCCAGCCCCTCGAGGAGTGGCGCTACGAGGACAAGGGCACCCTCATCTCCGTGGGCGACGACGCCGTCGCGCACAACGTGATGGGCATCAAGGCCGTCTCGAAGACGTTCGGCGGTCCGCTCGCCGAGACGCTCAAGAAGGGCGTCGCCGCCCGCTGGATCAACGACGTGGCCGGGCCCGTCGCAGCCGCGAAGGCCTGGCCCGATATGTAA
- a CDS encoding DUF7539 family protein, with the protein MAEFPDERQLVLRARTHMEEWTNRARTTAYAELFEGDEPLLTEEEVRLLDVLDSELERRGGDGVWGTDQYGIHTAGTSSSDTSLGVVCVYHPQLTKDSVLRGFDELDDETEERLNAALWRYSEYVATLIEQSLDEFIRQTQT; encoded by the coding sequence ATGGCCGAATTTCCAGACGAGAGACAGCTCGTGTTGCGTGCGAGAACACATATGGAAGAATGGACGAACCGTGCCCGAACGACCGCTTACGCTGAACTCTTCGAAGGTGACGAACCACTCCTTACCGAAGAGGAGGTTCGTCTCCTCGACGTACTCGATTCTGAACTAGAGAGGCGAGGAGGTGATGGTGTTTGGGGCACTGATCAGTACGGAATCCACACGGCCGGAACCTCCAGTTCAGATACTTCCCTCGGAGTGGTTTGTGTGTATCACCCACAGCTCACCAAAGACTCCGTCCTTCGTGGATTCGACGAACTCGATGACGAGACCGAAGAGCGGCTCAATGCAGCACTCTGGAGATATAGCGAGTACGTCGCGACACTCATCGAACAGAGCCTCGACGAGTTCATCCGTCAAACACAGACATAG
- a CDS encoding ABC transporter ATP-binding protein, whose amino-acid sequence MCPPSAIRTDSLTKSYGGVTAVDDLELTVRSGEVFGFLGPNGAGKSTTIDLLVGFTAPTAGSGWVLGTDIRDDADELRRDVGILPDDYAVFPELTGREHLRSMRRLKGNDDDPDRVFDLVGINEADRDRVAGEYSKGMCQRLALGMALVCEPDLLVLDEPTSGLDPDGVATVRDIVRDKASDGTTVFFSSHHLAEVEAVCDRVGIMNQGRLVAVDTIDSLRERAPSDTRLRMRVAEEPPSHVVDRLSAQSGTVPVSVTDDEVVVACEESSAKAEAIQTLHRSVPVLDFDVESTSLEHVFDAYTDSDRETERQSSDEAARGRRT is encoded by the coding sequence GTGTGCCCTCCATCTGCGATTCGAACGGACTCACTGACGAAGTCCTACGGCGGAGTCACTGCCGTCGATGACCTGGAGTTGACGGTTCGATCTGGCGAGGTGTTTGGTTTCCTCGGCCCCAATGGAGCCGGAAAATCGACGACTATCGACCTGTTGGTCGGATTCACGGCCCCGACAGCCGGAAGTGGGTGGGTCCTTGGAACCGACATCCGGGACGATGCCGACGAACTCCGCCGCGATGTCGGGATACTGCCCGATGATTACGCTGTCTTCCCCGAGCTGACCGGTCGGGAACACCTCCGGTCGATGCGTCGGCTGAAAGGGAATGACGACGATCCCGACCGTGTATTCGATCTCGTCGGCATCAACGAAGCGGACCGAGACCGAGTTGCCGGTGAGTACTCGAAGGGGATGTGTCAGCGACTCGCCCTTGGGATGGCGCTCGTCTGTGAGCCGGACCTGCTCGTCCTAGACGAGCCGACATCGGGACTCGACCCCGATGGCGTCGCTACCGTCCGTGACATCGTCCGTGACAAGGCGTCTGACGGAACGACGGTGTTCTTCTCGAGTCATCACCTCGCAGAGGTCGAAGCCGTCTGTGATCGAGTGGGCATCATGAACCAAGGCCGGCTGGTCGCTGTCGATACCATCGATTCCCTTCGGGAGAGGGCGCCTTCCGACACGCGCCTTCGAATGCGTGTCGCGGAAGAGCCCCCATCCCACGTCGTCGATAGACTCTCCGCTCAGTCGGGTACCGTGCCGGTATCCGTAACCGATGACGAAGTCGTTGTCGCTTGCGAGGAGTCGAGCGCGAAGGCGGAAGCCATCCAGACGCTCCACCGGTCGGTTCCGGTGCTCGATTTCGACGTGGAGTCTACATCGCTCGAACACGTGTTCGATGCGTACACTGACTCCGACCGGGAGACAGAGCGCCAATCCAGCGATGAGGCGGCCAGGGGGAGGAGGACATGA
- a CDS encoding ABC transporter permease has product MTFVDYLVHDLLLTRRSKVGRTVFAALGLAPLAGVGLSFVLSNDTLTARFVLLSMWLVVSGVVPIVAILGSAAAISGNRESGRLRLVLGSPTAQADVFFGTFAARLLLVQFALLVGLSVAVALMIVLSLPMALGRLGGFLLFTPLMATAYVSLGVAASTTSRTQLRSLSLGVAAFVATLAWPQAATVLADVFESLSGITLSDTLVHFVGTLSPFGAYAQAIGDGEAIYGMAASTPLLRSGAMGLVLLLWVVAPLVFGYQQFVTADV; this is encoded by the coding sequence ATGACCTTCGTCGATTATCTTGTACATGACCTCCTTCTCACACGTCGGTCGAAGGTTGGTCGCACCGTCTTCGCCGCCCTCGGTTTAGCACCGCTCGCGGGAGTCGGACTCTCGTTCGTCCTCTCGAACGACACCCTCACTGCCCGGTTCGTCCTTCTCTCGATGTGGCTCGTCGTCAGCGGCGTCGTCCCGATCGTCGCCATCCTCGGATCCGCAGCGGCGATATCGGGTAACCGCGAGTCGGGCCGACTCCGGCTCGTTCTCGGGTCGCCGACGGCGCAAGCGGATGTCTTCTTCGGGACGTTCGCCGCGAGACTCCTGCTCGTCCAGTTCGCTCTTCTGGTCGGCCTCTCCGTCGCTGTCGCCCTGATGATCGTCCTCTCGTTGCCGATGGCCCTCGGACGGCTGGGAGGGTTTCTCCTGTTCACCCCGTTGATGGCGACAGCGTACGTCTCCCTTGGCGTCGCTGCATCGACAACGTCTCGGACGCAGTTACGGAGTCTCTCCCTTGGCGTCGCTGCATTCGTCGCGACTCTCGCCTGGCCGCAGGCGGCAACCGTTCTCGCCGATGTCTTCGAGTCGCTTTCAGGAATCACACTCTCGGATACGCTCGTCCACTTCGTCGGTACCCTGAGTCCGTTCGGTGCCTACGCTCAGGCTATCGGAGACGGGGAGGCGATATACGGGATGGCTGCGTCGACACCGTTGCTCCGATCGGGGGCGATGGGTCTGGTCTTGCTTCTGTGGGTCGTGGCTCCACTGGTGTTCGGATACCAACAGTTCGTGACGGCAGACGTGTAG
- a CDS encoding DUF5814 domain-containing protein, with translation MAITDKIYVKNHRQLASQLETNFPKGAFSGATLDILFQGEGLANLDEATQDRVLDFAEDFLDCDCQSNPHCGHPEEKFISYLLDLRAQGLGPEAIVDVMSDDYLVYAYPGDILSFLDDGIRTLEAAEQLADVDGQREQAEAIRRRRKDLSG, from the coding sequence GTGGCCATCACGGACAAGATATACGTCAAGAACCACCGGCAGCTCGCCTCCCAGCTGGAGACGAACTTCCCGAAGGGGGCGTTCTCGGGGGCGACGCTGGACATCCTGTTCCAGGGCGAGGGCCTGGCCAACCTCGACGAGGCGACGCAGGACCGGGTGCTGGACTTCGCCGAGGACTTCCTCGACTGCGACTGCCAGTCGAACCCCCACTGTGGCCACCCCGAGGAGAAGTTCATCTCCTACCTGCTCGACCTCCGGGCGCAGGGGCTCGGCCCCGAGGCCATCGTGGACGTGATGAGCGACGACTACCTCGTCTACGCCTACCCCGGCGACATCCTGAGCTTCCTCGACGACGGCATCCGCACCCTGGAGGCGGCCGAGCAACTGGCGGACGTGGACGGGCAGCGAGAGCAGGCCGAGGCGATCCGGCGGCGACGGAAGGATCTGAGTGGGTGA
- a CDS encoding competence/damage-inducible protein A: MDAALVTVGDELLAGDTENTNATWLARELTERGVAVKRVLTVPDVEGAIADAVREYADRYDAVVVTGGLGGTPDDLTMDAVAAAFDRSLEENDLARADLERTLKAITDSYPDLNVDIEAEASIPAGARPLINDAGLSPGAVVENVYVFPGIPGEMQRMFEGVADEFAGDVDSRVLYTSEPEANLIERLDAVRNRFGVLVGCYPDRAAGHNRLKLRSEDPGKLDEATAWLREEVRLVDPDADTQVGEAVGEDDSG, from the coding sequence ATGGACGCAGCGCTGGTCACCGTCGGTGACGAACTCCTCGCGGGCGACACGGAGAACACGAACGCGACGTGGCTGGCCCGCGAGCTGACCGAGCGCGGGGTCGCAGTCAAGCGGGTCCTCACCGTACCCGACGTCGAAGGCGCCATCGCCGACGCCGTCCGGGAGTACGCCGACCGCTACGATGCCGTCGTCGTGACGGGCGGTCTCGGCGGGACACCGGACGACCTGACGATGGACGCCGTCGCCGCGGCCTTCGACCGGTCGCTCGAGGAGAACGACCTCGCCCGCGCGGACCTCGAACGGACGCTGAAAGCCATCACGGACTCGTACCCGGACCTGAACGTCGACATCGAGGCCGAGGCCTCCATCCCGGCCGGGGCGCGGCCACTCATCAACGACGCGGGCCTCTCGCCGGGCGCCGTCGTCGAGAACGTCTACGTCTTCCCCGGCATTCCGGGGGAGATGCAACGGATGTTCGAGGGCGTCGCCGACGAGTTCGCAGGCGATGTCGACTCCCGGGTCCTGTACACGAGCGAGCCGGAGGCCAACCTCATCGAGCGGCTCGACGCCGTCCGGAACCGGTTCGGTGTGCTGGTCGGCTGCTACCCCGACCGCGCGGCGGGCCACAACCGGCTGAAGCTCCGGAGCGAGGACCCCGGGAAGCTCGACGAGGCCACCGCGTGGCTCCGCGAGGAGGTCCGCCTGGTCGACCCGGACGCCGACACACAGGTCGGAGAGGCCGTCGGCGAGGACGACTCGGGGTGA
- a CDS encoding CBS domain-containing protein, whose protein sequence is MPSYRIGSIFGIPIELDLTFLLILPVFAYVIGSQVGEWVGILNDVFGAGIAAAPLTGEPAVAFGIGTAAAIALFASVLLHELGHSVVAMRYDVEIASIKLWLFGGVAQLSRFPDDWRQELYIAIAGPIVSVLLGVAFFVGFRLVPGSGGVATAAIAFLLGYLALTNVALAIFNMLPGFPMDGGRVLRALWARNQPYAVATRRAATVGKAFAFLLGFFALFGGSGINLYLVAIAFFIYMGASSEAQQTMLRAAFEGVSVSDVMTPVEEVETVDARTSVADLVDRMFRTRHTGFPVTENGRLVGMVTLEDARAVNEVERDAYRVEEVMSRDLHTIDADADAMEAFSRMQEHGVGRLVVIRADGEGEEGSFTGLISRTDLMTALDIIQSSGGESGAPSLRRETEGDQTRDV, encoded by the coding sequence ATGCCAAGCTACCGGATCGGGAGCATCTTCGGCATCCCGATCGAGCTGGATCTGACCTTCCTGCTGATCCTCCCGGTGTTCGCGTACGTCATCGGGTCGCAGGTCGGCGAGTGGGTCGGCATCCTCAACGACGTGTTCGGTGCGGGCATCGCCGCGGCGCCACTGACGGGCGAGCCGGCGGTCGCGTTCGGTATCGGGACCGCCGCCGCCATCGCCCTGTTCGCCAGCGTGTTGCTCCACGAACTCGGTCACAGCGTGGTGGCGATGCGCTACGACGTGGAGATCGCCTCCATCAAGCTCTGGCTGTTCGGCGGCGTCGCCCAGCTCTCGCGCTTCCCCGACGACTGGCGACAGGAGCTGTACATCGCCATCGCCGGCCCCATCGTGAGCGTCCTGCTCGGGGTCGCGTTCTTCGTCGGCTTCCGCCTCGTCCCCGGTAGCGGCGGGGTCGCGACCGCTGCCATCGCGTTCCTGCTGGGCTACCTCGCCCTGACGAACGTCGCGCTCGCGATCTTCAACATGCTGCCCGGGTTCCCGATGGACGGGGGTCGGGTCCTGCGTGCGCTGTGGGCCCGGAACCAGCCCTACGCCGTGGCGACCCGCCGGGCCGCGACCGTCGGGAAGGCGTTCGCCTTCCTGCTGGGCTTCTTCGCGCTGTTCGGTGGTAGCGGCATCAACCTCTATCTGGTCGCCATCGCCTTCTTCATCTACATGGGCGCCTCCTCGGAGGCCCAGCAGACGATGCTCCGGGCCGCGTTCGAGGGGGTCTCGGTCAGCGACGTGATGACGCCGGTCGAGGAGGTGGAGACGGTCGACGCGAGAACCTCGGTCGCCGACCTCGTCGATCGGATGTTCCGCACCCGCCACACGGGATTCCCCGTGACCGAGAACGGGCGGCTGGTCGGCATGGTCACGCTGGAGGACGCCCGCGCGGTGAACGAGGTCGAGCGTGATGCCTACCGCGTCGAGGAGGTGATGTCGCGGGACCTGCACACCATCGACGCCGACGCAGACGCGATGGAGGCGTTCTCCCGGATGCAGGAGCACGGCGTCGGCCGCCTCGTCGTCATCCGGGCTGACGGCGAGGGGGAGGAGGGGTCGTTCACGGGGCTCATCTCCCGGACGGACCTGATGACGGCACTCGATATCATCCAGTCCTCCGGTGGGGAGTCCGGCGCGCCGTCGCTGCGGCGGGAGACGGAGGGCGACCAGACGCGGGACGTGTGA
- a CDS encoding NAD(P)/FAD-dependent oxidoreductase, translated as MIGIVGGGMAGLAAAHRLQQRGHEVQVFEASDDLGGLAATYETRGDPIEKFYHHLSKSEETIVELAEELGLGDEVEWRVGKNAYYVDGVVHPLDTPGEILAYPHLSLYDKFRLGMLTLEVDVRGGVPAFDTYDDLADFEDVPIREFLLEHTTRGVYEFFFEPLLDAKFGSRKEDVSAAWLLGRIKFRGERDLRRGEILGYLDGGFAQLLDALVADVGREHIETDARVTGIQHGDAVESVTVEQDGTTTDHDVDALVVATMPHLLERWVGYECDIDFQGSVCAVLGMDEPLMDTYWLNIADDAPFGALIEHTNFVPAERYGGEHLLYAASYVQDLDEALWEMDDGEVREHWLTGIEDLFPDFDRSSVEWMEVGRNPRTAPVYERGYLEKVVPYDLGEDVAEGLYYAGMASRAQYPERSLNGAIVAGYECADRIDGL; from the coding sequence ATGATCGGCATCGTCGGTGGCGGGATGGCCGGGCTGGCCGCCGCCCACCGGCTGCAGCAGCGCGGCCACGAGGTCCAGGTGTTCGAGGCGAGCGACGACCTCGGGGGACTGGCTGCGACCTACGAGACGCGTGGCGACCCCATCGAGAAGTTCTACCACCACCTCTCGAAATCGGAGGAGACCATCGTCGAACTCGCCGAGGAGCTCGGCCTGGGCGACGAGGTGGAGTGGCGCGTCGGGAAGAACGCGTACTACGTCGATGGCGTCGTCCATCCGCTGGACACGCCCGGTGAGATCCTGGCCTACCCCCACCTCTCGCTGTACGACAAGTTCCGGCTCGGGATGCTCACCCTGGAGGTGGACGTCCGCGGCGGCGTCCCCGCCTTCGACACGTACGACGACCTCGCGGACTTCGAGGACGTCCCCATCCGCGAGTTCCTGCTGGAGCACACCACACGCGGCGTGTACGAGTTCTTCTTCGAGCCGCTGCTGGACGCGAAGTTCGGGTCGCGCAAGGAGGACGTGAGCGCGGCGTGGCTGCTGGGACGAATCAAGTTCCGCGGCGAGCGCGACCTCCGGCGCGGCGAGATACTCGGCTACCTCGACGGCGGCTTCGCCCAACTGCTCGACGCGCTCGTCGCCGACGTCGGCCGCGAACACATCGAGACGGACGCCCGCGTCACGGGCATCCAGCACGGTGACGCCGTCGAATCCGTGACCGTCGAGCAGGACGGGACGACGACCGACCACGACGTGGATGCGCTGGTGGTGGCGACGATGCCCCACCTCCTCGAACGGTGGGTCGGCTACGAGTGCGACATCGACTTCCAGGGCTCGGTCTGTGCGGTACTGGGGATGGACGAGCCCCTGATGGACACCTACTGGCTCAACATCGCCGACGACGCACCCTTCGGCGCGCTCATCGAGCACACGAACTTCGTGCCCGCGGAGCGCTACGGCGGCGAACACCTGCTGTACGCCGCCAGTTACGTCCAGGACCTGGACGAGGCCCTCTGGGAGATGGACGACGGCGAGGTCCGGGAGCACTGGCTCACGGGCATCGAGGACCTGTTCCCCGACTTCGACCGGTCGTCCGTGGAGTGGATGGAGGTCGGCCGCAATCCCCGGACGGCCCCGGTGTACGAGCGCGGCTACCTGGAGAAGGTGGTTCCGTACGACCTCGGCGAGGACGTGGCCGAGGGCCTCTACTACGCCGGGATGGCCTCGCGGGCGCAGTACCCCGAGCGCTCGCTGAACGGGGCCATCGTGGCGGGCTACGAGTGCGCCGACCGTATCGACGGGTTGTAG